The DNA segment GCTGCTATTTTTAATCCATTTAGTACAACTTCTCAAATATTACAAAGTGCAAATCAAGCATATGAAAAAGCAACAATTATCGGACAAAATGAAATTTTCATAAGTCAAGAAAATGAACTTGTAAAAGATATGGAAAGTTGGAGAGATTTTGTAACTGAAACTATTGATAATGCAAGCTTTACTGTTAAATTCATAGGGAATTTCACAAGATGTAATAGTGATGAAATAATTATGCAAGAAGCATTTACTTCAATAAAAGATAAAGAAAACAATGATATTCCAATAGGAACTTTTGTATCTATTGCAGAAAAATATGAGAAAATTGTTGACTTCGATAAAAAAGTTATACAAAAAGTAATAAATTATATTTTAATAAATGATGTAAAATATGATATTGCAATAAACTTATCTTTAGAATCTATAAATAATACAGCGTTTATAGCTTGGCTAGAACAAAAACTTTCAGAAAATAAAAATATTGTTTCAAGATTAGTTTTCTCAGTTACAGCTTATGCTGTTGCAAAAGATATTAATAAATTTAAATTCTTTATTTCTCAAATGAAATCTTTAGGTGCAAAAGTTATTATAAAAAGATATGAGACAAGATTTATTTCATTAAATGATATTAAAGATCTAAATTTAGATTATTTAAGATTGGCAAGAGAATATACAAATGATGTTTGTATAGATTTCTCTAAACAAAGTTTTATAGAATCAATAGCTGAGATTTCAAATCTTTTAAATATTAAAGTTTTAGCAGAAAATGTTCAAAAAGACGAAGATTTCAAATATATAAAAAGTTTAAATCTTTTTGCTGCAAGTAGGTAAATCAAGTCTTTTGACTTGATTTAAATTATCATGTTTGTTCTAAAAAAAATTATCTCAGCTTTCTTTTTACCTATTCCTATTGGAATCTTTTTATTAGTTTTGGCTTTTATATTTCTAATAAAAGATTCTTATAAAAAAGCTAAAATAACATTTCTTATAGCTATTATATGGTTTGTTGCTTTATCAAATCAAACTGTTTCAAACGCTATTTTATCTCCACTTGAAAATGCCTATCCAGCTCTTATAGAAACTCCGAATGTAAATTATATATTAGTTTTAGGAAATGCACATAAAAGTGATGAAAATCTTAGTATAACTTCTCAAGTAAAATCAACAGCAATTAATAGACTTGTTGAAGGAGTAAGACATTATAACAGTTTAAAAAATAACTCAAATAATGTAAAACTAATAGTTTCAGGACATAGTTTTGATGATTTAAATTCTCATGCAAAAATGCAAAAAGAGTTAGCTATAAGCCTAGGAGTAAGTAAAGAAGATATAATTGAACTTCATACTCCAAAAGATACAAATGAAGAGGCAATTGAAACAAAAAATATAGTACAGAATGAAAAAATCATTTTAGTTACAAGTGCTAGTCATATGAAAAGAGCTGTAAAACTTTTTGAAAAACAAGAAGTAAATGTTATAGCAAGTCCAACTGAACATAAGGTATATAATACTACTTATCCTAGTTCTTATTTTAATTCAAATAATTTAAAAAAAGTTGAACTTGCATTTCATGAATATTTAGGGATGATATATTCAAAAATCAAAGGTGAAATTTAATTTTTGAAATCAATTTTCTTCATAAAATTCTAACTCTCTAAAAGCATCAAAAACATTTCTACTATTTAATTCATCAAACATATCAATATGTTTAAAATCATCCATAGTAACTGTTTTTGTAATATCATCAGCTGTTACACCACTTTCAATTGCATCCAATACTCTAGTTTTTAATAATGAAAAGTAATTTTTTGTATGATCAAGTGCTGTTTTTCCAGTATTTGTTCCATGTCCAGCAATCAAAGTATCCCAATCATATGAATTTATTACTTCAAGAGATTTTAATGTACCAATTACAGAACCATCTCTATTTGATGTAATTCTTCCATTCATTACTATATCTCCAGAAAACATAACTTTTTGGTTTGGTAAATATATAATTAAATCATTACTTGTATGAGCTTTTTCTTGCATAGGAATAATTTTAAAATTTTTATTTCCAACTTTAATTTCTGTTTCACTATCTACGACTACATCAGCTTTTATAATTTTTGTATTTTTCATCTCTTTTTCATCTAAAATCTCAAAAATTCTTGGTTTAGACTCAGAAGTATAATTCTGATTTATAGATTTTGGAGCATATATTTTTGCATTGAATTTATCTTTATAAAAACTATTCCCCATCCAATGATCATCATGTTCATGAGTTATTATAACTGTACTAACTTTTAAATTATTAATTTTCTTCATAGCATCATAAGCTTGTGAAGCAAATTGATAATTTGTTCCAGAATCTATTAGTACATAACTATTGTCAGCTTTTATGTAACAACTATTTGACATAAATCCCCCATTTTCTTTTGAAGGAACTTCAGTTTTTCCAAAAAAACACCAAATATCTTCACTTACTTTTTGTGGTTTTAAGTTATAATCAAATCCAAAAGCGTAGATAGATAAAATTAATGTTAATGAAATTTTTTTAAACATTTTGTATTCTCCTATTTTTTATATTATAATTTAAAATTATATATAAATATCGCTTTTATATAAGTAATTTTAAGAAAATAAGGAATTTTATGGATAAAAAAAAAGAGATGGTATTTAATCTAAATAATTTTTTACTAGCTTTTAGTGAACTTTTAAATACTAAAAGAAGTACTTATATTTCAGTAAGTATAGCTTTAAAATTAAAATTCACACCAGAAAAAATATCAGATATCTGTTCATACTCTTTAGCCTTTTTATTAGGAAAAGATGCTTTAAATAATTTTGATTTTTTAGATAAAAACAATTTAAATGATAAAGAATTTTTAAATATATGTGAGTTTTCACAAAAGTTAATTAACAATTTTGATTTTTCAAAAAATAGTTTAAATCAAAAACAAAAATGTATAGAATTTGTAAGAAATGAAAATTTTGATGAAAATATAAAAAATACTTTTTTAGAAATATCAAATAAATTATCTTTTTGGCTTGATTTAGAAAATGAAAATGAAATAGTACTTTTTATCTACTCAAATTTAAATGATTTTACAAAAGTCTTAACTTTTGAAGAGATTTTAAAAATGTCAAGTCAATTTCATTATTACCAAAATCCACAATCAGAAATACTAAAAAGAGCTTCTTTAATTGCTGATTTTTTTGAATTTGAACACAAAGATAAACAGATATTTTTAATAGCATCTAGCTTACAAAATATTGGAAAACTAAATATTTCAAAAACTATTTTAGAAAAAAAAGAAGCTTTAAACGAAGAAGAAAAAGAGATTTTAAAATCATATTCTTATCATACAAAAAGAGTTTTAAACTCTATTATGGGGTTTTCAGATATTTGTAATCTTAGTTTAAAAGTTCAAGAGAGATTAGATGGCAGCGGAAGTTTTAGTTTAGATGCAAAAGATTTAAGTTTTAAAGATAGATTACTAATTTGCCTAGTAATTTATAGTGCTTTAAGAGAAAAAAAAGCTTATAGAAACTCTTTTTCACATTCTAAAGCAATAGAAATTATGAAAAATGAATCAAAAAATAATAAAATTGATAAAAGTATCGTAGAAATATTTGATAAGCTTTTTAATTAACAATTAAAATGTAAGCTGAAAATTCAGCCTACATTTTTTTATTATGGTTTAACAGTAGTCAATCCTACACTAAGCCATGATTGCATTCCACCTCTATACCATTTCATTTTTTCTTGAGGATAACCAATAGCAATCAACTCTTTCATAGCTTCTGGTGATTGTCCACACCAAATACCATTACAAAACATTAATAAAGTTTTTGCATTTGTAAAATCATATTTTCCATCTTTAGCTTCAACTCCAAAAATTTCTAAAGCCTCTTGAAACTCATCTGGATATTGAGATTTTTTTGTATATACATATGGAACATTTATTGCTGTAGCAATAGTTTCATGGTTATACCAATTCTCTGTTCTACTATCAATTAAAAGTAAGTTTTTGTCAGTTTTTGATTTTTCAATAAACTCTAAAACTTCAACCTCTCCATAAGTTTCAATATTTTCTGCTGCTTTAATTGGTGAAATTTTTCCAAAATATGTTACAAAACTTCTTTTACAATTTTCATTTACACTAGGTGCTGCTTCATGAACACCACCAAAAACATCTTTTGGATCAAAAGCTACACTTTCGCACTCTTTTGGTTTAGCTTCTCTTTTTACAGTAGCTTTCTTACCGTTATCTAAAATTACTTCAACACCAGTTGTTTGTAAATCTGCTGCAAAAATAGAACTTGCTACAACTACACTCCCTAAAAATATTTTAAACATTTTCTCTCCTTGATTTTAAAATATATTGTAAATTAATTCTAACAAAAAGATATTAAAAGAGCAAGTTATAAGCTACTAAGTAAAATTTAGTTAAAATCTACCCTATTTTAGTAACATAATTAGGATTATTTAATGAGCGACAAATATGAACCATCAAAAGTAGAAGATAGTTTTTATAAAATTTGGGAAAGTAGAGGTTATTTTGAAATTGATGGAAATAAATCAATTCAAGAGCCAAACAAGAACTTTGCTATTATGATGCCACCACCAAATGTAACAGGAAGTTTACATATTGGTCACGCACTTACTTTTACACTACAAGACATAATCACAAGATATAAAAGAATGGACGGTTTCAAAACTCTTTGGCAACCAGGAACTGACCATGCTGGAATTGCAACTCAAAATGTTGTAGAAAAACAACTTTTAAAAGAAGGTACTACAAAAGAAGAATTAGGAAGAGAAAAATTCTTAGAAAGAGTTTGGAAATGGAAAGAGTTTAGTGGTGGAACTATAGTTCACCAAATGAGAAAACTAGGAGTTAGCCCTGCTTGGTCAAGAGAGCGATTCACTATGGATGAAGGTTTAAAAGAAGCTGTAAAAGAAGCTTTTGTAAAACTTTATGATGAGGGAATGATTACTCAAAATAACTACATGGTAAACTGGTGTACTCATGATGGTGCACTAAGTGATATTGAAGTTGAACATGAAGAAGTAAATGGTAAATTTTATCATATGAACTATCACTTTGCAGATGGAAGTGGATTTGTAACAGTTGCTACAACAAGACCAGAAACATACTTTGGAGATACTGCTATCATGGTTCATCCAGATGATGAAAGATATGTAAGTATCGTAGGAAAAGAAGTAATTTTACCACTAACAAACCGAAAAATTAAAGTTATTACAGATTCTCATGTTGATATGGAATTCGGAACAGGTGTTGTAAAAGTAACACCCGCTCATGATACAAATGACTATGAAGTTGGAAAAAGACATAATCTAGAGTTTATAAAATGCTTTGATGAAAAAGGTATTTTAAATGATTACTGTGGAGAATTTGCTGGAATTGAAAGATTAGAAGCAAGACCTATAATAGTTAAAAAACTTCAAGATGAAGGTTTTATCATAAAAATTGAAGACCATAATCATCAAGTTGGACATTGTTATAGATGTAAAAACATAGTTGAACCTTACATTTCAAAACAATGGTTTGTAAAAAAAGAAGTTGCTGC comes from the Aliarcobacter cibarius genome and includes:
- a CDS encoding YdcF family protein is translated as MAFIFLIKDSYKKAKITFLIAIIWFVALSNQTVSNAILSPLENAYPALIETPNVNYILVLGNAHKSDENLSITSQVKSTAINRLVEGVRHYNSLKNNSNNVKLIVSGHSFDDLNSHAKMQKELAISLGVSKEDIIELHTPKDTNEEAIETKNIVQNEKIILVTSASHMKRAVKLFEKQEVNVIASPTEHKVYNTTYPSSYFNSNNLKKVELAFHEYLGMIYSKIKGEI
- a CDS encoding rhodanese-like domain-containing protein codes for the protein MFKIFLGSVVVASSIFAADLQTTGVEVILDNGKKATVKREAKPKECESVAFDPKDVFGGVHEAAPSVNENCKRSFVTYFGKISPIKAAENIETYGEVEVLEFIEKSKTDKNLLLIDSRTENWYNHETIATAINVPYVYTKKSQYPDEFQEALEIFGVEAKDGKYDFTNAKTLLMFCNGIWCGQSPEAMKELIAIGYPQEKMKWYRGGMQSWLSVGLTTVKP
- a CDS encoding MBL fold metallo-hydrolase — protein: MFKKISLTLILSIYAFGFDYNLKPQKVSEDIWCFFGKTEVPSKENGGFMSNSCYIKADNSYVLIDSGTNYQFASQAYDAMKKINNLKVSTVIITHEHDDHWMGNSFYKDKFNAKIYAPKSINQNYTSESKPRIFEILDEKEMKNTKIIKADVVVDSETEIKVGNKNFKIIPMQEKAHTSNDLIIYLPNQKVMFSGDIVMNGRITSNRDGSVIGTLKSLEVINSYDWDTLIAGHGTNTGKTALDHTKNYFSLLKTRVLDAIESGVTADDITKTVTMDDFKHIDMFDELNSRNVFDAFRELEFYEEN
- a CDS encoding HD-GYP domain-containing protein; this translates as MDKKKEMVFNLNNFLLAFSELLNTKRSTYISVSIALKLKFTPEKISDICSYSLAFLLGKDALNNFDFLDKNNLNDKEFLNICEFSQKLINNFDFSKNSLNQKQKCIEFVRNENFDENIKNTFLEISNKLSFWLDLENENEIVLFIYSNLNDFTKVLTFEEILKMSSQFHYYQNPQSEILKRASLIADFFEFEHKDKQIFLIASSLQNIGKLNISKTILEKKEALNEEEKEILKSYSYHTKRVLNSIMGFSDICNLSLKVQERLDGSGSFSLDAKDLSFKDRLLICLVIYSALREKKAYRNSFSHSKAIEIMKNESKNNKIDKSIVEIFDKLFN